A genomic window from Bos javanicus breed banteng chromosome 13, ARS-OSU_banteng_1.0, whole genome shotgun sequence includes:
- the ACBD7 gene encoding acyl-CoA-binding domain-containing protein 7 → MSLQADFDKAAKDVRKLKTRPDDEELKELYGLYKQSVIGDIDIECPALLDLKGKAKWEAWNLQKGLSKEDAMNAYISKAKELIEKYGI, encoded by the exons ATGTCCCTGCAG gCTGATTTTGACAAGGCGGCCAAAGACGTGAGGAAGCTGAAAACCAGGCCAGATGATGAGGAATTAAAAGAGCTCTATGGACTCTACAAACAGTCTGTAATTGGAGACATAGATATTG AGTGTCCAGCACTGTTAGATCTAAAAGGAAAGGCTAAGTGGGAAGCCTGGAACCTTCAAAAAG GATTATCAAAGGAAGATGCCATGAATGCCTATATTTCTAAAGCAAAAGAGCTAATAGAAAAATACGGAATCTAG